A single window of Granulicella mallensis MP5ACTX8 DNA harbors:
- a CDS encoding beta/alpha barrel domain-containing protein, which produces MFSEPFYDPARSYQGNFEHGPFGLFADSSSYEQAGEPKYQFLGNAVFTPFGIPAGPLVNGAFVKASLDKGFDIPVYKTVRTHKFPSHSWPNVLPVEVEGDLTPDKSRLVTRPDYTEPLSITNSFGVPSFDPDFWQPDLASAVAHAGKGQVVVASYQGTKSENGSVASYLADFALGARLLEETGVKIIEVNLSCPNEGTAELLCFDVQRSREVVETIKNELGSVPLVVKLAYFADNARLETLIKELGPIVDGIAAINTISAEIVDKAGNQALPGEGRLRSGVCGHSIKWAGVDMAGRLAGLREKLGLKYEIVGVGGAGSAADYDEYRKAGADVVMSATAAMWNPLLAQEIKRAAHE; this is translated from the coding sequence GAGCATGGCCCTTTCGGTCTCTTTGCCGACTCCTCCTCCTACGAACAAGCTGGCGAACCGAAGTATCAGTTCTTAGGGAATGCGGTCTTTACTCCCTTTGGAATTCCTGCCGGCCCCCTGGTGAACGGTGCCTTCGTCAAGGCCTCCCTGGACAAGGGCTTCGATATTCCGGTCTACAAGACCGTCCGTACGCATAAATTTCCCAGCCACTCCTGGCCGAATGTCCTCCCTGTCGAGGTTGAGGGTGATCTAACCCCTGACAAGTCTCGCCTGGTGACGCGTCCCGATTACACCGAGCCCCTCTCGATTACGAACTCGTTTGGCGTTCCTTCGTTCGACCCCGATTTCTGGCAGCCGGATCTGGCTTCCGCTGTGGCGCATGCCGGCAAGGGACAGGTTGTTGTGGCGAGCTACCAAGGAACGAAATCCGAGAACGGCAGCGTTGCCTCCTATCTCGCCGACTTTGCCCTGGGAGCCAGGCTGCTGGAGGAGACCGGCGTAAAGATCATCGAGGTCAACCTGAGCTGCCCGAACGAGGGAACCGCCGAGCTTCTGTGCTTCGATGTGCAACGCAGCCGCGAGGTCGTTGAGACGATCAAGAACGAGCTAGGCAGCGTGCCTCTCGTCGTCAAGCTCGCTTACTTTGCCGACAACGCGCGATTGGAGACGCTCATCAAGGAGCTTGGTCCCATCGTTGACGGCATTGCGGCTATCAACACGATCTCCGCGGAGATCGTCGATAAGGCCGGCAACCAGGCGCTGCCCGGAGAGGGCCGTCTGCGCAGCGGAGTTTGCGGGCACTCCATCAAGTGGGCCGGTGTCGATATGGCGGGGCGGCTGGCGGGTCTGCGCGAGAAGCTTGGGCTGAAGTATGAGATCGTCGGCGTCGGCGGCGCAGGAAGCGCCGCGGATTATGACGAGTACCGCAAGGCGGGTGCAGACGTTGTGATGTCCGCCACGGCTGCGATGTGGAATCCGCTGCTGGCGCAGGAGATCAAGAGAGCTGCCCATGAGTAG
- a CDS encoding amidohydrolase family protein encodes MSLDKRLRIEGRIANHDREFEGAIEINTTTGLIEYVGPKEGRSDLETEGCILFPGFGDLHIHAREDVSGTQCYKEDFVTNSNAAIHGGVVQVADMPNNPVAPIDDEKYAAKELLTKKSAVHVTLYAGIGPQTQPLQRHVPYKAFMGPSVGDLFFRSQAQLEEAIANYRGRNVSFHCEDPEILEAHKHAPTHEQKRPASAEITATEFALYLIEKYELAGKLCHYSTGDGLKKIAAAKARGVRVTCEATPHHLFFDDSMLTDENRLWLQMNPPLRSPSDRVALIAALKSGLVDYIATDHAPHTIEEKLKGVSGVPLLDTYGAFATWLMAEHGFTACDISRVCAYNPGVFVREFLPASLGKGFGLIAPGYAASLTILDMKAPYAVTRESVKTKCAWSPFEGYTFPGSVRYTVLNGQVHQAS; translated from the coding sequence ATGTCTCTCGATAAAAGGCTTCGCATTGAAGGCAGAATCGCCAATCACGATCGCGAGTTCGAAGGTGCGATTGAGATCAATACGACTACGGGATTGATTGAGTATGTCGGCCCCAAAGAGGGAAGAAGCGACCTGGAGACCGAGGGGTGCATTCTCTTTCCCGGCTTTGGTGATCTGCACATTCATGCGCGTGAAGATGTCAGCGGAACGCAGTGCTACAAGGAAGACTTCGTCACCAACTCGAACGCTGCGATTCACGGCGGAGTCGTCCAGGTCGCGGATATGCCGAACAATCCGGTCGCGCCCATCGACGATGAGAAGTACGCCGCCAAAGAGCTTCTCACGAAGAAGTCGGCGGTGCATGTCACGCTCTATGCCGGCATTGGCCCACAGACGCAGCCTCTGCAGCGGCATGTGCCCTACAAGGCGTTTATGGGACCGTCCGTTGGCGATCTGTTCTTCCGTTCGCAGGCGCAGCTTGAAGAGGCTATTGCGAACTATCGTGGAAGAAATGTCAGCTTTCACTGCGAAGATCCGGAGATCCTGGAAGCGCACAAGCACGCTCCTACGCATGAGCAGAAGCGCCCGGCATCGGCGGAGATCACCGCGACAGAGTTCGCGCTGTACTTGATCGAGAAGTACGAGCTGGCCGGAAAGCTGTGCCACTACTCGACGGGAGACGGACTGAAGAAGATCGCCGCCGCTAAAGCTCGCGGTGTCCGCGTGACCTGCGAAGCGACTCCGCACCATCTGTTCTTCGATGACAGCATGCTCACGGACGAGAACCGGCTCTGGCTGCAGATGAATCCTCCGCTGCGTAGTCCGAGCGATCGCGTGGCCTTGATCGCCGCGTTGAAGAGCGGTCTGGTGGACTACATCGCGACTGACCATGCTCCGCACACGATAGAAGAGAAGCTCAAAGGTGTGAGCGGCGTTCCACTCCTGGATACGTATGGCGCCTTCGCGACGTGGCTTATGGCAGAGCATGGCTTTACGGCGTGTGATATCTCGCGCGTCTGCGCCTACAACCCTGGGGTGTTCGTGCGCGAGTTTCTTCCCGCCAGCCTGGGGAAGGGCTTCGGACTGATTGCGCCGGGCTATGCGGCTTCGCTGACGATTTTGGATATGAAGGCGCCATATGCCGTTACCCGTGAGTCAGTCAAGACGAAGTGCGCCTGGTCGCCCTTCGAGGGCTATACTTTTCCCGGCAGCGTTCGCTACACGGTCCTGAACGGCCAAGTACATCAGGCTTCGTAA
- a CDS encoding enoyl-CoA hydratase/isomerase family protein, with protein MSEPIRHKTLRHEREGAIATVTLDRPEVLHALDATMFDELVHTFSTLASDEAVRVILLTGSGDRAFAAGADIRGLLETDALSGRQISDRGQQVFAQIERCGKPVIACVNGVALGGGCELALACTLRIASDKARLGLPEVKLGLIPGYGGTQRLTRLIGHGAALRMMLTASIVDAHEALRIGLVEEVVPAAELMTRARQLAETIAVMAPLAISGVLEAVERGEGLPLSEGLRAEADIFGRLCGTADKQEGLTAFLAKRAAVWQGH; from the coding sequence ATGTCCGAACCAATTCGTCACAAGACATTGCGGCACGAACGTGAAGGCGCGATTGCGACCGTCACTCTCGATCGCCCCGAGGTACTGCACGCACTCGACGCCACGATGTTCGATGAACTCGTGCACACCTTCAGCACGCTGGCGAGTGATGAGGCCGTGCGCGTCATCCTGCTGACCGGCTCAGGCGACCGAGCCTTCGCTGCCGGTGCGGATATTCGCGGCCTGCTTGAGACCGATGCGCTCTCCGGCAGACAGATCTCCGATCGTGGGCAGCAGGTCTTCGCGCAGATCGAGCGCTGCGGCAAGCCGGTGATCGCCTGCGTGAACGGCGTCGCGCTGGGCGGCGGCTGCGAACTGGCCCTGGCCTGTACGCTGCGCATTGCCAGCGACAAGGCGCGGCTCGGACTGCCGGAGGTCAAGCTGGGGCTCATCCCAGGTTATGGAGGAACGCAGCGGCTGACGCGTCTGATCGGTCACGGCGCGGCCCTGCGCATGATGCTGACTGCAAGCATCGTCGATGCCCATGAAGCCCTGCGGATCGGTCTGGTGGAAGAAGTCGTGCCCGCGGCGGAACTGATGACGCGCGCACGGCAACTCGCCGAGACGATTGCCGTGATGGCGCCGCTGGCCATCTCCGGCGTGCTGGAAGCGGTCGAACGCGGCGAAGGACTGCCACTGTCCGAAGGCCTGCGTGCTGAGGCGGATATCTTCGGACGGCTATGTGGCACCGCCGACAAACAGGAAGGCCTGACAGCGTTTCTGGCCAAGCGGGCCGCAGTCTGGCAAGGTCACTAG
- a CDS encoding VWA domain-containing protein codes for MQSKLTRLSALMLLLLLPVAITAQEAAPLNSTTTLHVKARIVVLDVVVTNQKGDIITNLSKDDFIVREDKVPQRIVSFEAPSQHQLPQTKTPLVHSSADLKNIGDAPVTILVIDELNTQFMDEAYGRQQLLKYLDNQPEVLKQPTMLLAVTDTKFTMLHDYTQDRSSLLEIAHKHLPQLPGKVMRGDTEAQLAQSLVALIQIAQASTGYSGRKNVVWLGKGFPGVSMMDTDPDTLVKLEAVTRSVTNTLLAARVTLYGIDPMGLSSVAPSASFDPDGNVTGVSDDINPFADEISFAGLTTATGGAYFYNNNDVEHEIASSVDRGAQYYTLAYTPTSASDDPTKYRNISIRMKNPKLLATTRSGYYPESLHEQEDFLITKDLSEKQARARLEMDMSNAAYSTMSYSGLKISAARGTGNVWDISLPPGMLAWKSDTDGTHQLAHMTLMIASFNAKGKALSHVTHEFTSRTGSESPLTNDPDKVFHVPFDVPPGTVRLRVIVRDSTSGRIGTADVDKP; via the coding sequence ATGCAATCCAAGCTGACCCGTCTCTCTGCCTTGATGCTGCTCTTGCTGCTGCCTGTCGCAATCACGGCACAGGAAGCAGCGCCCTTGAACAGTACGACCACACTGCATGTAAAGGCGCGCATCGTTGTGCTGGACGTCGTCGTGACGAACCAGAAGGGCGACATCATCACGAACCTGTCGAAGGACGACTTCATCGTTCGCGAAGACAAGGTGCCGCAGCGCATCGTGAGCTTTGAGGCACCCTCGCAGCACCAGCTCCCGCAGACGAAGACACCGCTGGTGCACTCTTCCGCAGACCTGAAGAATATCGGCGATGCACCGGTCACGATTCTCGTCATCGATGAGTTGAACACACAGTTCATGGATGAGGCCTACGGGCGCCAGCAGTTGCTGAAGTACCTGGACAACCAGCCCGAAGTACTGAAGCAGCCCACCATGCTGCTGGCCGTGACCGATACCAAGTTCACCATGCTGCACGACTACACCCAGGATCGTAGCTCTCTGCTCGAGATCGCGCACAAGCACTTACCGCAGCTTCCGGGGAAGGTGATGCGCGGCGATACCGAGGCACAACTGGCGCAGTCGCTGGTGGCGCTGATCCAGATTGCACAGGCTTCGACCGGATATTCCGGACGCAAAAATGTGGTGTGGCTCGGCAAAGGATTTCCGGGCGTCAGCATGATGGACACGGATCCCGACACCCTCGTCAAACTCGAAGCCGTCACCCGGAGCGTAACGAACACGCTGCTTGCGGCGCGCGTCACGCTCTACGGAATCGATCCGATGGGCCTGTCTTCGGTTGCCCCGAGCGCGTCCTTCGACCCCGATGGCAACGTCACAGGGGTGAGCGACGACATCAACCCCTTTGCAGACGAGATCAGCTTTGCAGGGCTTACCACCGCGACGGGCGGCGCGTACTTTTACAACAACAACGACGTGGAGCATGAGATCGCCTCCAGCGTCGACCGCGGTGCGCAGTACTACACTCTCGCCTACACGCCGACTTCAGCGTCGGACGATCCGACGAAGTACCGCAACATCTCCATCAGGATGAAAAACCCGAAGCTGCTGGCCACCACCCGCAGCGGCTACTACCCCGAGTCTCTCCACGAGCAGGAAGATTTTCTAATCACCAAAGACCTGTCGGAGAAACAGGCACGGGCCAGGCTGGAGATGGATATGTCGAACGCCGCGTACAGCACGATGTCCTACAGCGGCCTGAAGATCAGCGCCGCGCGCGGCACCGGCAATGTGTGGGATATCTCATTGCCTCCGGGCATGCTCGCCTGGAAAAGCGATACAGACGGCACACATCAACTGGCCCACATGACGCTCATGATCGCGAGCTTCAACGCGAAGGGCAAGGCGCTCAGCCACGTCACGCATGAGTTCACCTCACGCACCGGCTCCGAGTCTCCGCTGACCAACGACCCCGATAAGGTGTTCCACGTACCCTTCGATGTTCCGCCCGGCACCGTGCGTCTGCGCGTGATCGTGCGCGACTCCACCAGCGGACGAATCGGCACAGCGGACGTGGACAAGCCATAA
- the pyrE gene encoding orotate phosphoribosyltransferase: MSSYEIAEALIAIQGVGFKPRDPITFKSGIKSPVYCDNRKFPFHPEQWAKVIHGFEQLVEEKQIPLDVVGGIEAAGIPHSAAFGFSAKKPSIFIRKEAKGHGAKKRVEGGDVSGKQVVLIEDLVTTGSSSLSAVEALRAEGAIVNDCLAIISYNFPEAIENFAQAGVRLHALTTFEAVLQIAIERATLDEAGAAIVRDWLREPHGWAKRRGLE; this comes from the coding sequence ATGAGTAGTTACGAGATCGCAGAGGCGTTGATCGCCATCCAGGGCGTTGGCTTTAAGCCGCGCGATCCGATCACCTTCAAGTCGGGCATTAAATCGCCGGTGTACTGCGATAACCGCAAGTTCCCCTTTCATCCGGAGCAGTGGGCGAAGGTGATTCATGGCTTTGAGCAGCTTGTAGAAGAGAAGCAGATTCCGCTGGATGTCGTCGGTGGAATCGAGGCGGCGGGAATCCCTCATAGTGCAGCGTTTGGATTTTCGGCGAAGAAGCCTTCCATCTTTATCCGCAAGGAAGCCAAGGGCCACGGTGCAAAGAAGCGCGTTGAGGGCGGCGATGTCTCCGGCAAGCAGGTGGTGCTGATTGAAGATCTCGTCACCACCGGCAGCAGCAGTCTCTCCGCCGTTGAAGCTCTGCGTGCGGAAGGCGCGATCGTGAACGACTGCCTGGCGATCATCAGCTATAACTTTCCGGAAGCCATTGAGAACTTCGCGCAGGCTGGTGTCCGGCTGCATGCGCTGACGACCTTTGAAGCTGTGCTGCAGATTGCTATTGAGCGCGCGACTCTCGACGAGGCGGGCGCGGCGATCGTGAGAGACTGGCTTCGCGAACCGCATGGTTGGGCAAAACGCCGCGGCCTTGAATAG
- a CDS encoding carboxypeptidase-like regulatory domain-containing protein — protein sequence MDRWWRLPVSELLLACVFLWFLPVLACAQQPSLPATSPQAITPQGQLPGSISGIVIDVGETVVAGAHVTLVTGSSAQAREATTDAGGAFVFPDVAAGDFKLTVTCEGLEPTLTSGTMQAGETYLVPKIVLRVATAHSSVDVSLSRYDVAEPEVKAEEKQRLVGAIPNYYVAYDWNAPPMAKRQKFELAWKSTIDPSSFIIEAGFAGIQQAQNDYPGFGQGAEGYGKRFGAGMATESTGNILGGAVFPILFRQDPRYFYKGTGSFWSRAGYALSTAVIIRGDNGRWQPSYSGILGNFSAAGLSNLYYPASSRQGAGLTISNGVVGIAFNGASNLLQEFVLRKLTTHSSSKP from the coding sequence ATGGACCGTTGGTGGCGCCTGCCGGTTTCGGAGCTTCTGCTCGCGTGCGTCTTTCTGTGGTTTTTGCCAGTTCTGGCCTGTGCCCAGCAGCCATCCTTGCCTGCAACCTCGCCACAAGCCATAACGCCTCAAGGACAGCTTCCTGGAAGCATCAGCGGCATCGTGATCGATGTTGGGGAAACTGTCGTCGCAGGGGCCCATGTGACGCTTGTGACGGGGAGCTCAGCGCAGGCGCGCGAAGCGACGACCGACGCCGGTGGCGCTTTTGTCTTTCCGGACGTAGCAGCGGGAGACTTCAAGCTCACGGTCACCTGCGAAGGGCTCGAACCCACCCTCACCTCGGGAACCATGCAGGCTGGTGAAACCTATCTGGTTCCGAAGATTGTTCTACGCGTGGCCACCGCCCATTCGAGCGTGGATGTATCGCTCTCGCGCTACGACGTGGCGGAGCCGGAGGTAAAGGCCGAGGAGAAGCAGCGGCTGGTGGGCGCTATCCCCAACTACTACGTTGCCTATGACTGGAACGCCCCTCCGATGGCGAAGAGACAGAAGTTCGAGCTTGCGTGGAAGTCCACGATCGATCCTTCGAGCTTTATCATCGAAGCCGGATTTGCAGGAATCCAGCAGGCACAGAACGATTATCCCGGCTTTGGACAGGGAGCGGAAGGCTACGGGAAGCGCTTTGGCGCTGGTATGGCCACAGAGAGTACTGGCAATATTCTTGGCGGTGCTGTGTTTCCGATTCTCTTCCGGCAGGACCCGCGATACTTTTACAAAGGCACCGGCAGCTTCTGGTCACGGGCAGGTTATGCGCTGTCGACGGCGGTCATCATCCGTGGCGATAACGGGCGCTGGCAGCCGAGCTACTCCGGCATCCTGGGCAACTTCAGTGCCGCAGGCCTCTCGAACCTTTACTATCCTGCCAGCAGCCGCCAGGGTGCGGGGCTGACGATCTCCAACGGGGTGGTCGGCATAGCCTTCAATGGCGCGAGCAACCTGTTGCAGGAGTTCGTCCTGCGTAAGCTCACAACGCATTCAAGCAGCAAACCGTAG
- the pyrF gene encoding orotidine-5'-phosphate decarboxylase produces MNTILQKYNRRADAIRSLLCVGLDSEFSRLPARFQAAKHPQFEFNQWIIEQTHAYASSFKPNMAFYEARGTQGLAELQLTMQYLREEHPEIVTICDAKRADIGNTNRGYVESIFDQFGFDSITLHPYLGKEALAPFLERSDKACIILCRTSNAGAGEFQDLETNGKPLWQVVAERVSQEWDRDGNCMLVVGATYPDEMRRIRAVAPQTTFLVPGVGAQGGDVAAVVSAGLDAEGRGLMISSSRDIIFSEDPAASARAVRDAINAAKEGIHVSR; encoded by the coding sequence ATGAATACGATCCTGCAAAAATATAACCGGAGAGCCGATGCGATCCGTTCGCTGCTCTGTGTCGGTCTCGACTCCGAGTTCAGTCGCCTCCCGGCGCGATTTCAAGCTGCTAAACATCCTCAATTTGAATTCAATCAGTGGATCATTGAGCAAACCCACGCCTATGCTTCTTCGTTCAAGCCCAACATGGCTTTCTATGAGGCGCGTGGGACGCAGGGACTGGCAGAGCTGCAACTGACGATGCAGTATCTTCGCGAGGAACACCCGGAGATCGTAACGATCTGCGACGCGAAGCGCGCGGACATCGGCAACACGAATAGAGGGTATGTCGAGTCCATCTTCGATCAGTTCGGGTTCGACTCCATTACGCTACATCCTTATCTGGGTAAGGAAGCGCTCGCACCCTTTCTGGAGCGGAGCGACAAGGCATGCATCATCCTTTGCCGTACCTCAAATGCTGGAGCCGGAGAGTTCCAGGACCTGGAGACGAACGGCAAGCCGCTCTGGCAGGTCGTTGCCGAACGCGTGAGCCAGGAGTGGGATAGGGACGGAAACTGCATGCTCGTCGTGGGCGCGACCTACCCGGACGAGATGCGCAGGATACGCGCGGTGGCTCCGCAGACGACCTTCCTGGTTCCGGGTGTTGGAGCGCAGGGCGGAGATGTAGCCGCAGTGGTTTCAGCGGGACTCGATGCCGAAGGCCGTGGACTGATGATCAGCTCTTCGCGCGACATCATCTTCAGTGAAGATCCGGCAGCCTCTGCACGGGCTGTGCGCGATGCCATTAACGCAGCCAAGGAGGGCATCCATGTCTCTCGATAA
- a CDS encoding Dps family protein, with protein sequence MAKKKDLLARRKAPLTTPSDIAPAAVKNITGALNALLADVFALYLKTKNFHWHMSGPHFRDYHLLLDEQGEQIFAITDDIAERVRKIGGITVRSIGQISRLQRIKDNDAEYVDPLDMLSELREDNKALVLSMRAAHDLCDEAGDVATTSLLENWIDEAQRRSWFLFETTRKG encoded by the coding sequence ATGGCAAAGAAAAAGGATCTGCTCGCACGCCGCAAGGCTCCATTGACGACTCCCAGCGATATCGCCCCAGCGGCGGTTAAGAACATCACAGGCGCTCTGAATGCGCTGCTGGCGGATGTATTCGCGCTGTATCTCAAGACCAAGAACTTCCACTGGCACATGAGCGGCCCGCACTTCCGCGACTATCATCTGCTGCTCGATGAGCAGGGCGAACAGATCTTTGCCATTACAGACGATATCGCTGAGCGTGTACGCAAGATCGGCGGCATCACCGTGCGCTCCATCGGCCAGATCTCTCGCTTGCAGCGCATCAAGGACAACGATGCCGAGTACGTGGACCCGCTGGATATGTTGAGCGAGCTTCGCGAGGACAACAAGGCACTCGTTCTGAGCATGCGCGCTGCGCACGATCTCTGCGATGAAGCCGGCGACGTCGCAACGACCAGCCTGCTCGAGAACTGGATCGATGAAGCACAGCGCCGTAGCTGGTTCCTGTTCGAGACCACGCGGAAAGGCTAA
- the mctP gene encoding monocarboxylate uptake permease MctP: MHTTALAVFCFFFLFVTVAGFMAARWRRPDAGMHSLEEWGLAGRSFGTWITWFLVGGDLYTAYTVIAVPAALYGAGAMGFFALPYVIIAYPYMMVVMPRLWRVCQRNGYVTLADFVRGRYGNRWLAVAIAVTGILALMPYIALQLVGMRVVFSAMGLHGETPLVIAFLVLAAYTYSSGLRAPAVIAIVKDVMLYIMVAAAIILLPIKLGGYAHIFAVANQQLSLHTPPGSIFLRPQQFLGYSTLAIGSAIALMLYPHTATAILSAKDGNVIRRNAALLPAYSFLLGLVALLGFIALAAGVATKDTSAAVPLLFLKMFPEWFAGFCLAAIAVGALVPAAIMSIAAANLFTRNLLGEFRRTRLSDRGESTTAKIVSLAVKFGALAFVLKLPTPYAIEMQLLGGIWIAQLFPSVVIGAFTRWMNPWALLCGWAAGMFWGTQMAASLGLKSSVYPLHLFGGTYAMYAAVPALLLNLLISTSLTLLLRSLKVGEGSDATAREDYA; encoded by the coding sequence ATGCACACCACAGCCCTCGCGGTCTTCTGCTTCTTCTTTCTCTTCGTCACGGTGGCAGGCTTTATGGCCGCGCGCTGGCGCAGACCCGATGCCGGGATGCACTCGCTGGAAGAATGGGGTCTCGCCGGACGCAGCTTCGGCACATGGATTACGTGGTTCCTGGTCGGTGGCGATCTCTACACGGCCTACACGGTGATTGCCGTCCCCGCAGCGCTCTACGGCGCGGGCGCCATGGGCTTCTTCGCCTTGCCCTATGTCATCATCGCCTACCCCTACATGATGGTCGTAATGCCGAGGCTGTGGCGCGTATGCCAGCGCAACGGCTATGTGACGCTGGCCGACTTCGTGCGTGGACGCTACGGCAATCGCTGGCTCGCCGTGGCGATTGCCGTCACCGGCATCCTAGCGCTGATGCCCTACATCGCGCTGCAGCTCGTAGGCATGCGCGTCGTCTTCAGCGCGATGGGCCTGCACGGCGAAACGCCGCTGGTAATCGCCTTCCTCGTGCTCGCGGCTTACACCTACTCGAGCGGTCTGCGTGCGCCCGCGGTCATCGCCATCGTCAAAGACGTGATGCTATACATCATGGTCGCCGCCGCGATCATCCTTCTGCCGATCAAGCTCGGGGGCTACGCGCATATCTTCGCCGTCGCAAACCAGCAGCTCTCCCTGCATACACCTCCGGGATCGATCTTCCTGCGACCCCAGCAGTTTCTCGGCTACTCAACATTGGCCATCGGCAGCGCCATCGCGCTGATGCTCTATCCGCACACCGCGACAGCCATCCTCAGCGCGAAGGACGGCAACGTCATCCGCCGCAACGCGGCGCTGTTGCCCGCGTACAGCTTTCTGCTGGGGCTGGTTGCCCTGCTCGGATTCATCGCCCTGGCTGCAGGCGTGGCGACGAAGGACACCAGCGCCGCCGTTCCACTGCTCTTCCTCAAGATGTTTCCCGAGTGGTTTGCCGGCTTCTGCCTGGCAGCCATCGCTGTCGGTGCCCTGGTGCCCGCCGCCATCATGTCGATTGCCGCGGCAAACCTCTTCACCCGCAATCTGCTGGGTGAGTTCCGCCGCACCAGGTTGAGCGACCGCGGCGAATCGACTACGGCCAAGATCGTAAGCCTCGCCGTAAAATTTGGCGCGCTGGCCTTTGTGCTCAAGCTGCCCACACCGTACGCCATCGAAATGCAACTGCTCGGCGGCATCTGGATCGCCCAGTTATTTCCCTCGGTCGTCATCGGAGCCTTCACCCGCTGGATGAACCCCTGGGCACTGCTGTGCGGCTGGGCCGCAGGCATGTTCTGGGGAACGCAGATGGCCGCCTCCCTGGGGTTGAAGAGCTCCGTGTATCCGCTGCATCTCTTCGGTGGAACCTATGCGATGTACGCTGCCGTGCCCGCCCTTTTGCTGAACCTTCTAATCAGCACTTCGCTGACACTCCTGCTCCGTTCCCTGAAGGTTGGAGAAGGCTCCGATGCAACAGCCCGCGAAGACTACGCTTAG
- the pyrB gene encoding aspartate carbamoyltransferase, with amino-acid sequence MQKLKHIISTTQLLNRPLQEHLFASAAQMERDDAQRTLARPLSGRILATIFYEPSTRTRLSFEAAMQKLGGGVLTVENARDSSSATKGESIADSIRVISGYADVIALRHFEEGTAKIAAKMSPVPLINAGDGIGEHPTQALADIYTIEKELGGREGLRVALVGDLLYGRTIHSLLPLLCLYPGVQIDLVSPAQLRLPAKYIQHLERKGVNFRESDKLGASIKSADVIYVTRVQKERFESPQEYEAIKDVYLIDSKIADKLKRHAIIMHALPRVNEIAPEVDSNSRAAYFRQAKNALYIRMALLNYLLA; translated from the coding sequence ATGCAAAAACTCAAGCACATCATCAGCACGACACAGCTACTCAATCGGCCACTGCAGGAGCACCTGTTCGCGTCCGCCGCACAGATGGAACGCGACGATGCGCAGCGCACCCTGGCGCGTCCGTTGAGCGGAAGAATCCTGGCGACGATCTTCTATGAGCCGAGTACGAGGACGAGGCTGTCCTTTGAAGCGGCCATGCAGAAGCTTGGCGGTGGCGTTCTTACTGTCGAGAATGCGCGAGATAGCTCTTCCGCGACGAAGGGTGAGTCCATCGCCGACTCTATCCGCGTGATCAGCGGTTATGCGGATGTGATCGCTCTGCGCCACTTTGAAGAAGGCACGGCAAAGATCGCGGCAAAGATGTCTCCCGTGCCGTTGATCAATGCGGGCGATGGTATCGGAGAGCATCCGACACAGGCGCTTGCTGATATTTATACGATCGAGAAAGAGTTGGGTGGCAGGGAAGGCCTGCGCGTTGCGCTGGTCGGGGACCTGCTCTACGGAAGAACGATTCACTCGCTGCTTCCGCTGCTCTGCCTGTATCCGGGCGTGCAGATCGACCTGGTGTCGCCTGCGCAACTGCGCCTGCCGGCGAAGTACATTCAGCATCTCGAGCGGAAGGGTGTGAACTTCAGGGAGAGCGACAAGCTTGGAGCCAGCATCAAGTCGGCGGACGTGATCTATGTCACGCGCGTTCAGAAGGAGCGGTTCGAATCGCCGCAGGAGTACGAGGCGATCAAGGACGTCTACCTGATCGACTCGAAGATTGCCGACAAGCTGAAGCGGCACGCTATCATTATGCACGCCCTGCCGCGGGTCAACGAGATCGCTCCAGAGGTAGACTCGAACTCGCGTGCAGCCTATTTCCGCCAGGCGAAGAATGCGTTGTATATTCGCATGGCGCTCTTGAATTATCTGCTGGCGTAG